The genomic interval TTCgagagatttttgtttgttctgcttttaataTTCAAATCTGGATGGAGATGGGTTTCCCATGGCTGTCCCCTCCTCTTCTGATGGGAAAAAATCTGTTTGTGAGTTAATTCCTCAGTCAAAAATTAGTTCCTCAGCCAGCAAAACAACTGAAGGGTTTTAATTAATGTGGCAGTCTTTCTTACAAACTTTCTTACACGTTTCAAGGTCCATCACAAACCCTGAGGTCTTTTATCTACATGTGGTAGGTAACACGTGGCTCTGAGTGCACCAAAGCTCAGTCCTGCCTCTTTCCAGTCTGCTGCATAGCAGACACTGGGCACTGAGAGTGGAACTGTCTGATTCAGGTGCATGGCTTTAAACCTGATGGAAGAAAATATGTCATTACTTCcatccttttctccctctcttcccataaaaactgaaataaactgCATTCACGCTCTTCCTGCAGTCACAGGTGCTATAATCTCCACATTGCCCTTTTTTAGTCTCAGAAGGATGAGAGTAGTCTGAGCTACAGTTGAACCTGGGAGCTGTAGTGCTGAAATAGCCTCAGAAGCAAGCAATGATCAGCACAACCCTGGGCTGCTCGTGGTTTGGTCCCTGAACATAGTTAAGCAGCAAGTGTTTCTCTTTGTAGGCACTTTTGCTTTGTCAATTTGACAGGAGTTCCTTGGATTTCAGATGTTGAGGCAGCTGTGGGGAATGCAGTAATCAAATCATTGACACTGCCTTATTTATAAAATGTCTGTGACTTGAAAGTCAAGTAAAGGTCCTGCCTTGAGGAACTTACAGTTACAAAACCAATTACAATTGCCAGTGATAATAGTGTGCTATTAATTATTAAATTAATAGCATCAAGTTTTTAATGCAAGTTttgacacaaaaaaaatcccactttaaAGCTGGCAAATAATCTACAGCACCTGATGGATTTCTTTCCCAGTGCATATGTCCATTTTTCCTCAAAGCACTTGgaagggtttttcttttctgccacGTTCTTCCATATGagtcactcccttctgctgtttcttttccttccatttcctcttgttccagTCCAACATGTCAAAATGCAAATCAGATTTTCCCATTTCTCAGTTTTCAGTGAGGAACCAGGTTGACTATTTTCAAAGATGCATATTCACTGCTTGAAATTTGAGGGAGAAGGCCAAAACAAATTCTTCTCTCTGTGGTTTTTTAGGTAGAACATTGAACCTGATTTGATTTCAGGTTCGTACAGGGTGCAAATGGTTTTGCTCAGCCATGTGTTCTGGAATTACATATAAAGCAGAAAATCCTTCTGCTCAGTTCTCTTGTAGTTGATGTAACTCCTAAGCTGCCCTTCAGTGTTGAAATAACCCTTGAAGAACTCATCTATTTATTAAAGCACTAGAAAGCCTGTGTGAAAAGTGCTTACTTCTAACTTTCAGCCTACTGCTTCTCCTGGCATCAGTCTTGTTAGATGCATATGACACAGTTAGAAAGCCAGCAATACTTGTAACATGTCTTTACAACCAGAACTCCTGATAGGGTATGACATTGCTGGTCCTTCTCATTGCAAGATCTCAGTACATTACCAAAAAGGTGAATAATTTCTAGCTGAAGACAACCCTGCTTCAAACAATCCCTGAACCTGGGGATGATTTATGGTAGTGATAATATTCTAGCACTTCCCCCCATTTGTCTGTTATCACTTGGAGTGTGGGACTGATTCCAGAGATGAGCACAAGTTCTCTTGTGCACACCAGTATTTGAAAGTCACCATAAATAGATACAGCAGTCTGTCCCAGGAGCAGTTAAGTGGTCCAGTTCTCATTAAACAATTCAGTGACTAAACCCAGTAACCAGTCTTCATGGTCTGATAAGCCCAATAAGGGCAGCAAAACAGAAAGGTGACGGTATTGTGACAGGTTCAGATGCTGGAGGTGAAATAAGTGATCAGTGAAAAGTAGGATGGTCAAACCTTGTGCAAACTCTGACAGCCAGGCTTGGACAACAGCTAGTTTTATGTGCTTCACTACTCCAAACGTGACCTTCCAGACTTACACTCACAGAGCAGGGGAACAACAGGCTCactccaggcagcagctctgcagccatggGTGAGGGTGCGTGTGTCACTGCAGATCTCAGCATACTTAGCTCTGAtgtggagaagggagagagacaaGCTCGTCATTTCACGTTAGCACCGCATAAAGGGAGGTGATGGGAAGAGGACGAGCTAACTGGGCTTTGTAGAGGGCctgatgaaaacaaaacacattctgGAAAAAGCCTCATGTCACCTTAACACCCAAGATATGTACTCCCACAAATAACCTACCAGGTACATCTGCATCAACTGGTAGCACCTTCCTGGAGGCAATATCCACCTGCTCACATCTGTATGTCACCACGTAGGATTCATCTCATCCTTTCTAAGCAGACAGTTGAGGGGCATGGACCAGGCACATGTCATGCTTGCAGAAAGCCTGGTATGCCCTTATGCTACCTTTATACCAAAACTCAGTACTGTGAAGCAGTCTCAGGTGCCTATGGGAGACTGAGACCTCCTTCTGTTGTAATTAAAGATTAGGCCCCCTCTACTACCTCGATGCAGGAATATAGCACAAGGCATCCTGATTATCTCTCTATATGCAGCTCACACCTTTGCCTTGGCTGCCTTCAATTCTCCTTGACATGCCTCCACAGACCAGACATCCCACCAGTTCTTTCAAGGATTGCCCACAGTGCTGATTTCTCACACACTGCAGGCCACAACGTGGAGtggtttgtttcctttcagagcttAGGGCTGTGTTCCTGGTACCCAGGActgagaaggggaaggagcCTCTTCAGAGCTGGACTGAGACACCAAGGACCAAACCTCTTTTTCTGGCAcgtggaaggaaggagaaatgaGAGACTCTGAAATGGATGAGGCCTTTGCCTTGGAAATCTCTCTGCACACTAGGTAGCTCCTCTGTAGCCTTCAGCTACATCAGAATGCCCTGACCAGCAAGCCATTCCCGTAGCTGTCCAGGCCTTGCTTGCCTTTGCCTCCCATCACAACATGTACCATGTATCATAGTCCCAGGCCTGGAGTGGGGCAGAGGGTTCACTTTGCTGCTTCACCCTGGGAATGACACTAGAAAACTCTCCATTCCCTAATCAATTCTTTATTTGCTCTGAGGCTAACAAGGGCTGCGGAGAGAAGCAGTTGGAAGCATCAGCTCAGCCATTGCCTACTCTTGTCAATTTCACACAGGGAAATGAGCGAACTCACTGGCCTGCAGTTCAGTGCCATCTAAGAGCATCTCAAGAGTTTGTCACTGCAAGCCAGAGCCTGGACTGTAGAGCCATGAtgccttccctgccctcccagcATCCAGAGCTGGCTTCAGCTAAGCAGAGGTAATGCTCTTGCTGCTGTACTTGGCACTGAGCTGTCCCCCTCCCATGAGCTGACTGCATGACGTTTGCGTTTGGATCTGTGGGTGCAGTCAAACCCCAGCTGGCTACACAGGACTCCTCTCTTGCATCGCTCGGAAACATTGCACagttctgctgcagctggattCTGCTTCTCCCTCCACTTCCTTTTAAGCTGTCTCTCCTTTTAGCCAACCACTCATGTTGCAGCTGCTCCCCCGCTGTCTCGTCCCAGCCAGCGGATATAAGCCCCAGAAGGGCACCGGTGATCCGCTCCCGTTCCTTACTCATGGCTGGTTGTTCAGGCAGCGGCTCCTCTCATCCGCAACTGCCCACTGGACGGTCTCTGTTGCCCCCGACGGTCCCCGGGCGCTCCCGGGAAAGGCAGGGTCCCGCGGGGCGGCGGTGAGGGGAGCGGCTGTGCCGGTGGCTCGGGATTGTGCCGGTGGCTCGGGATCGGGCCGGTGGCCCCGGGCCGGGCCGGTGGCGGCTCAGAGCCGGGCCGGGCTCCGCGCCCCATCCCGCCCAACGCCCGAGGCGCTGCCCGCCGCCCGGGGCGAGCCGCCGCGGCCCCTGTGATTGGGCTGCGGGGGAATCCCAGCGGCCCCTCTCCGCCATAtaaggggcggcggggccggcgctcCCCTCACTGCCCGCCCCAGCCCGGGCGCAGCGCGGAGTGGCGGCGCcgcctcctcagcctcctcagcctcctccgtCCTCTTCAGCGCCGAGGCAGCGGCGGCGGAGCGCGGTTCCgaccctccccctcctccccgccAAGGCGATGGCCGAGCTCAAGTCGCTGGGCGGCGAGGCGTACCTGGCGCTGGCCCCGGGCTACGGCCCGTCGGCTTTCGGCTACGGCTCCGTGCGCGGCGGCGCCGAGGGCCCGCGGGGCGCCTacccggggggcggcggggcggacTTCCACCCCGGGGCGCTGGGCAAGTCGGCGGAGAGTAGCGGCGAGCAGAGCGGCGACGAGGAGGACGGCTTCGAGGCCGGGGTGAAGGGCGGCGCGGCCTTCGAACGAGAGGGCAAGCTGAAGGGGGGAGCCCTGGGCAAGAAGCCCAAGGAGCAGCGCTCGCTGCGCCTCAGCATCAACGCGCGGGAGCGGCGGAGGATGCACGACCTGAACGACGCCCTGGACGGGCTGCGCTCCGTCATCCCTTACGCCCACAGCCCCTCGGTGCGGAAACTCTCCAAAATCGCCACCCTGCTCCTGGCCAAGAACTACATCCTCATGCAGGCGCAGGCCCTGGAGGAGATGCGGCGGCTGGTGGCCTACCTGAACCAGGGCCAGACGCTGAGCACGCCGCTGCCCGCCACCCTCAACCCCTTCGGACAGTCGGCCGTCTACCCCTTCGGCGGCGCGGCCTTGCCCGGCTGCCCCGAGAAATGCACTGCCTTCACAGGAGCCGCCTCCGCCCTCTGCAAACACTGTAACGACAAGCCTTGACTTCTGGCTTCTGCGGGCTTTtgggctttcttttctttctttttgttcgtttggggctttttttttttcccgtgcACTTTTGTTTCCACAACCATCAGCCCTGGCTTCCTACCATCAGTTAagtctttttgtttgcttctctaAAATACaacccctccctgcaccccGTTTGGAAATATTTGGCAGTTTACATAGACTCCCCATGCATAACACTTTTGTTTAGTTACCCCCCCGACATGCAACTTCATCTGTAGAGTTATTTCCTTCCTAGCCTGTCAGTGGACTGTGAGCATAATGTTGCTTTTCTGCTTGCTCTGATCTACCAAGTTTTTTGAGCAGTTTTTGAACTAAACTAtggaaggggagggagagaagtGAGGAAATGGAAACCTCAGCGAGTTTTCTCTGGCATGATCAACCTGTGTTTAAAATAGCTTAAAAGGAGGTGGGAGGGAGAAGCAGAATCCAGCTGCAAAACTATGCAATGGTTCCAAATGATGGAAGGGGGGGTCATGTGTAGCCAGCTGGGGGTTTGACTGCACCCCACAGATCCAAATGCAaatgtcattcagtcagctcatGGGAGGGGGGAAGCTCTGTGCTCATGATGAAACAGTAGAGGCTTCAAAATAAGatgcttctttttaattttttgctcttaaataagaaaatgaacccgttcttgaactgagaggagCCTGTGATTGTATGCTACTGCTTGCATTTTGCCTGTTTCTCAGCTTGGTGAAGTTTTCCAGATGATTTTTCCAAAGTCGTTGCTCATCATgctaaacaaagcaaaaagtcACTTAacatatttatatgtatttatacTAAATAAAAGACATGAATAATCACTTTCTCTGTCCTACATGTCTCTAAAACCAGCTGGCAGTCAAAGCAAAACCCCTGCTGAGGTCAGGTAAAGCGGAGTCAGACGTGGCAGTCCTTGGTGGAGGAGCAGTTTTGAAGTTAGTTGGGTGCTCAGAATACTTGGCTTGTGGATGTTCAGCTCCTCCTCAGCAGGGATTTGGACTTTCTCCAGTTTCTCATGAATTGCAAGCACACAAGACAAATGTTGTTTATGCCTGACATTGAGAGTTAAGTAGGTAGAGGTTTAGCTTGTGTGTGACGCTCACTGGAGAATGCAGTGCCCTGGAAGTGGTGTTTCAAAGGGGTTATTGTAGCATCGAGCTTAGCTCTGAGGACACCCCTGTAAAACATGGCAAGGAAGGAAATCGCTTAAGGACTCTGCTTATCCCTTTGGCTTGGTGTTCTGTTATATCTACAGCTTAACCCTCGACCTACATGTGGGGTTTGGGCCACTTAATATCGTGACTAAACTAATAATCTCTTGCCAAGCATCGACTGTGTTAGCACAAGTTACAGAGCGAGTCCCTCGCTGGCAGAGTCTTTGGTGTTGCTTGTGTTGgtttactttgcttttctgctttatgATGTTTAATGCTTTTGGTGCCTTGTATGCTTCACTAGTCattatataataataataattgagATGCATTCAGTGATTTCTCTTCAGATTGGAATACCCAGCCCAATGTCAGAGCAACCACATAAACTGGTACAGTCGCAGcctgaggggctggagctgtcCATGGTCATTTGTGTTAGGAGTGGGGTGTAACTATTTAGGGTTATTAAACCAATTTCCATGCCTGTCTCTAGTGTTATGCTAATTTTAAAAGGACTCCAATCCCTCTAAAGCTGCTTGTCTGTGGcacttaattttaattaatacaTTTCCAAAAGACTTTTTGTGTTTGGAAAACGAAGTGTGTGACGAAGCCTCGTTCATAAAGACATATGGTTAAAACTGATTCCTgctcatttccatttttatatcttcatttcttctttactttgttttttacaGGGTAGTTTTACAGAACAATTTATCTCTTGTACCTCTTTCCATTAAAGAAAATCTCAAACATACTCTTTAAAAAGCATCTGATGAAGCACAAGCCGACCAAAACCACTACTGAAGCAAAAATGACTGGAAACTGCAAATCAGCAAAGGTCACTTAAAATTTTGCAGACTGGAGTTGTTGCTGGATAATGTtttgggaagaaggaaaaaaaaaaaaagaacagttgaACAGAATTGTGGTTTTGGGGTAAATGTTTATTCTGGTTAAAATTAGAGAAGACTGAGCAGTTGggaatttttaaagggagattAGTTTAACTTGTAATTtttcaccaaaacaaaaagtagCTGGAGAATAACAGTATTTTAACAGTATTCAATGTGCCTTTGGTTTGGTTAGACACTGACACTAATAATTATGGAGTTTAAAATTGCTTCTCCTCTGATAATTACAGCCCAAAAAAAAGTGGCTCGCTAATTTCAGAGCCTAAAAAAGTCTTTATAGTCTTACAGATAAGCTGTTTCTGGAACAATGGCTTTTAGTAAAGTGCTTATTTAGTTCTTTTCCTGTAACTTATGAGTGAAAAGCTTGCTCATATTATTGTACCTACCTAGAATCCTAAAAATCCAGCTTCTGAGAGTCCTTGAAATATTCAGAAGGCTCTTTGAGAGGCCACTTGGAATTAAATGATCTCAGGAGCCTAAATGTGGGATTTCAAATACAGAAGGTAAAGCCTGTGTTAAAGAAaattttggttaaaaaaaatcctagcaACCTGGGGTGTTTCAGTTCTGTTAAAAGATTagggattaaaaccagaaatgtgGGGCTGATAAAGCAATACCAGAGGAGTTTGTAAATCATTCTTGAAATTGACCTTAAAGTGTAGGGGGTTTGATtccaaagtaaaaagaaatccaaTCATAAATTTTCATGCAGCAAACAATATTAAGCTTAAAGTTGACTAACTTCTCAGTTCATCTGAAAGTTCTGCTTCTAGCCACCACAGACCTGGAGGATTTTAACTGTTCTCACCCAGAGCTGAAACCCACACTGAGCCCTTTGCCTTTCCCCTTGACAGGAAGACATCTAACTCTGTTATTTACTCtttgtgctgagctgctgctaaAACCGCTGCCAAGTGGATGCCTAATGCTGCTGGAGAGATGATTTTGTTGGAAGGGGATAAAGTGGCATCTGATCATTGCGTTTGTGTGTGTGAAGCCTCGGTGCTAACCTTGCAAATGCGTGTGCTGATCCTCGGGATGAGATCCTGGAACTTGTCATCTGTGTTTCCCCTTCTCTGCCGTATATAATATCTTATTTTCTGTACCATGTAAGGTTTTTAAGTGTCTCCTTCTTGTTTCAGGGAGTATAAAGGGAGGGTTTCAAAATGCTGAAgaccttttctctctcctgctcaAATGTTCTGTTATGGTGCCcgcttttttttccaaggaggATTAATGGTGTATGCTCAGATGGAACTGACATACAGATCGTGTGTTCTGATGTACTCATC from Colius striatus isolate bColStr4 chromosome 16, bColStr4.1.hap1, whole genome shotgun sequence carries:
- the BHLHE23 gene encoding class E basic helix-loop-helix protein 23, giving the protein MAELKSLGGEAYLALAPGYGPSAFGYGSVRGGAEGPRGAYPGGGGADFHPGALGKSAESSGEQSGDEEDGFEAGVKGGAAFEREGKLKGGALGKKPKEQRSLRLSINARERRRMHDLNDALDGLRSVIPYAHSPSVRKLSKIATLLLAKNYILMQAQALEEMRRLVAYLNQGQTLSTPLPATLNPFGQSAVYPFGGAALPGCPEKCTAFTGAASALCKHCNDKP